From the Lathyrus oleraceus cultivar Zhongwan6 chromosome 4, CAAS_Psat_ZW6_1.0, whole genome shotgun sequence genome, one window contains:
- the LOC127074727 gene encoding protein MID1-COMPLEMENTING ACTIVITY 1 → MASSWEHFGEIANVAQLTGLDAVKLIGMIVKAANTARMHKKNCRQFAQHLRLIGNLLDQLKISELKKYPETREPLEQLEDALRRSYILVNSCQDRSYLYLLAMGWNIVYQFRKAQNEIDRYLRLVPLITLVDNARVNARVKERLEVIEKDQCEYTFDDEEQKVQTVFLKPEPDQEDTIVLKKTLSCTYPNFSFTEALKKENEKLQLELQCSQANMDINQCEFIQRLLDVTQFAAYSLPEMLSPENSHKKVEYTNQNYFDVNGSKCHSSDEKQHKKTDTLSVSSSSVSEKNLLSTGSLYQQEDWHTDLLACCSEPCLCIKTFFFPCGTFSKIATVATNRPISSAEVCNEFMAYSLVLSCCCYTCCIRRKLRKMMNIPGGYIDDFLSHLMCCCCALVQEWREIEVRGVYGHDKTNTSPPTPQYMES, encoded by the exons ATGGCATCTTCATGGGAACATTTTGGAGAGATTGCGAATGTGGCACAATTAACCGGCTTAGATGCTGTGAAGTTGATTGGAATGATTGTTAAAGCCGCGAATACAGCCCGGATGCATAAAAAGAATTGCAGACAGTTCGCGCAACATCTTAGATTAATTGGAAACTTGCTTGATCAGCTGAAGATCTCGGAGCTTAAGAAGTATCCCGAAACACGAGAGCCTCTAGAGCAGCTAGAAGATGCTTTGAGAAGGTCTTACATTTTGGTCAATAGTTGTCAGGATCGCAGCTATCTTTATCTGTTGGCTATGGGATGGAACATTGTTTATCAATTCAGAAAGGCTCAGAATGAAATTGATCGATACTTGCGCCTCGTTCCTCTCATTACTCTAGTCGACAATGCTCGTGTCAATGCTCGAGTCAAG GAGAGACTAGAAGTTATTGAAAAGGATCAATGTGAGTATACATTTGATGATGAAGAGCAAAAAGTGCAGACGGTCTTTTTGAAACCGGAACCCGACCAAGAGGACACTATAGTATTGAAGAAAACTCTTTCCTGTACTTACCCGAACTTTTCTTTCACAGAAGCACTGAAAAAAGAAAACGAAAAGCTTCAACTAGAGTTACAATGTTCACAAGCAAATATGGATATAAATCAATGCGAGTTCATTCAACGCTTATTAGATGTCACACAATTCGCTGCTTATTCTCTTCCAGAGATGTTATCGCCTGAAAATAGTCACAAGAAAGTAGAATACACAAACCAAAATTATTTTGATGTGAACGGAAGCAAATGTCACTCTTCGGATGAAAAACAGCATAAAAAAACCGATACTCTTTCAGTATCAAG CTCCTCAGTTTCAGAAAAGAATTTGCTGTCAACTGGAAGTTTATATCAGCAAGAAGATTGGCATACAGATCTACTTGCTTGTTGTTCTGAACCTTGTCTTT GTATAAAAACATTCTTCTTTCCATGTGGAACATTTTCGAAGATTGCTACTGTTGCAACCAACAGGCCTATAT CTTCTGCAGAAGTATGTAATGAATTTATGGCATATTCGTTGGTTTTATCGTGTTGTTGCTATACTTGTTGCATAAGAAGGAAGCTTAGGAAGATGATGAATATTCCG GGAGGTTACATTGATGATTTTCTTTCTCATTTGATGTGTTGCTGTTGTGCACTTGTGCAAGAATGGAGAGAAATTGAAGTCCGTGGGGTTTATG GTCATGACAAGACCAACACAAGCCCACCAACCCCACAGTACATGGAATCTTAA
- the LOC127074728 gene encoding uncharacterized protein LOC127074728, whose amino-acid sequence MEKSPVPDSNASSTTPTAIGSRFSILNKSFKVALRSMLTSRPKEEFVKEFPTFTNAEKNYLHRLYLQAMDSFQEAFEEEFEAICHKIKLGAILDTVEEIVEEQELNPLFSKRSNIVDTAESLSLAKKNEIQHLQRMVQLGEENNQRLRNRLQLLKENSQLLSGVSHAIEKFKIINSNYGGNSSDEMRDA is encoded by the exons ATGGAGAAAAGTCCTGTACCTGATTCCAATGCATCATCAACAACTCCTACAGCAATTGGATCCAGGTTCTCCATTTTGAACAAGTCCTTCAAGGTTGCTCTTCGTTCTATGCTAACTTCACGTCCAAAGGAG GAATTTGTTAAAGAATTTCCAACTTTTACCAATGCTGAAAAAAATTATCTTCATCGCCTATATCTTCAG GCCATGGATTCTTTTCAGGAAGCCTTTGAG GAAGAATTTGAAGCAATCTGTCACAAAATAAAG CTAGGAGCCATTCTTGATACTGTAGAGGAAATTGTGGAAGAACAAGAACTGAATCCTTTGTTTTCAAAAAG GAGTAACATAGTGGATACTGCTGAAAGTCTGTCTTTGGCAAAGAAGAACGAAATCCAACACTTACAGCGTATGGTGCAATTG GGAGAAGAAAATAATCAAAGGCTCCGCAACCGACTGCAACTCCTTAAAGAAAACAGTCAACTTTTGTCCGGTGTTTCACATGCTATTGAAAAG TTCaaaataataaattcaaattatGGGGGCAACAGTAGTGATGAAATGCGTGATGCATAA
- the LOC127074729 gene encoding la-related protein 1C, with product MAINASSPNHPPVAAAVAVSAPWSQIVASAAPHSSSSPPPSTTVVVDTPSVTSGMEHIDINSCENNANIVGRIVWNKPSNAASSSVMDAESWPALSESAKATVKSPPPPPQEVGQTSLDASTLPQLQGTGTMLPFPRDRVRDTPSMNNRPPMPVHQRPYRHPNPNVTSNGGHLPQGSFAVPPGSHNHNSAPNHYPPRAVFVPNDAQPHHRNSFKYRSGGQHQRGRGDGFHNQNYGNRPGNQDWIVHQRNFNTIDNYSCPRFVAPFVRPPPPVQYYVPPPQLVWPFGGSYGYHEPPPQMVYSSSMPMEPSRGVPFVSEPPPQVVYSSSMSMEPSRGVPFVSEPPPQVVYSSSMPMEPSRGVPFVPSIPPNTMLYEPIDPKLYTKIVNQIDYYFSDQNLINDVYLKGIMDDQGWVPLNLIASFKLVAHLTEDIQVVFDAVQTSSVVEMQDGKIRRRHGWWKWITPSTQSENVTGSEAVGELANKVQNIDLETN from the exons ATGGCTATCAATGCTTCCTCTCCCAATCATCCTCCCGTTGCCGCTGCCGTTGCCGTTTCTGCACCGTGGAGCCAGATTGTCGCCTCCGCTGCACCTCATTCCTCCTCTTCACCGCCTCCTTCCACCACCGTTGTCGTTGACACTCCCTCCGTCACTTCGGGGATGGAACACATCGACATTAACTCCTGTGAAAACAATGCCAATATTGTCGGGAGGATTGTTTGGAACAAACCCTCCAATGCTGCTTCTTCTTCGGTCATGGATGCTGAATCATGGCCTGCCTTATCTGAATCTGCCAAAGCTACGGTGAAATCACCACCACCGCCACCACAAGAAGTGGGGCAAACTTCCTTGGATGCATCAACCTTGCCTCAATTGCAG GGTACTGGAACCATGCTCCCCTTTCCACGTGACCGAGTTAGGGATACTCCAAGTATGAATAATAGACCTCCAATGCCAGTTCATCAGAGGCCTTATAGGCATCCGAATCCGAACGTGACTTCCAATGGAGGCCACCTGCCTCAAGGTTCTTTTGCTGTCCCACCAGGTTCTCACAACCATAACTCTGCTCCAAATCATTATCCACCTAGAGCGGTATTTGTGCCTAATGATGCTCAACCGCATCACCGAAATTCATTCAAGTACCGAAGTGGTGGTCAGCATCAACGTGGACGTGGAGATGGTTTTCATAATCAAAACTATGGGAACAGGCCTGGAAATCAGGACTGGATTGTTCACCAAAGAAATTTTAACACTATAGACAATTATAGTTGTCCAAGATTTGTTGCACCCTTTGTAAGGCCTCCACCGCCTGTTCAATATTATGTTCCACCACCACAACTAGTATGGCCTTTTGGAGGCTCATATGGATATCACG AACCACCCCCTCAAATGGTATATAGTTCATCTATGCCCATGGAGCCATCAAGAGGGGTTCCATTTGTGTCAGAACCACCCCCTCAAGTGGTATATAGCTCATCTATGTCCATGGAGCCGTCAAGAGGGGTTCCATTTGTGTCAGAACCACCCCCTCAAGTGGTATATAGTTCATCTATGCCCATGGAGCCGTCAAGAGGGGTTCCATTTGTGCCATCAATACCACCTAACACAATGCTATATGAACCTATTGATCCAAAATTGTATACTAAGATTGTCAATCAAATTGACTACTATTTCAG TGATCAGAATTTaatcaatgatgtttacttgaAAGGGATAATGGACGATCAGGGCTGGGTTCCTTTAAATTTAATAGCCAGCTTCAAACTA GTCGCGCATTTGACTGAAGATATTCAGGTTGTATTTGATGCTGTTCAAACTTCATCCGTGGTTGAAATGCAG GATGGCAAAATAAGGAGGCGGCATGGTTGGTGGAAATGGATCACGCCTTCTACTCAGTCTGAAAATGTTACAGGCTCTGAAGCTGTTGGAGAGCTGGCAAATAAAGTCCAAAACATTGATCTGGAGACAAACTGA